A window from Neobacillus sp. PS3-40 encodes these proteins:
- the prsW gene encoding glutamic-type intramembrane protease PrsW: protein MLGILSAGIAPGLALLSYFYLKDEYDAEPISVVLRTFIYGALLVFPIMFIQHVLGVEGVIHSNWTDAFISSSMLEEFFKWFILFYAVYQHVAFDEPFDGIVYGASVSLGFATLENIFYLVGNGVEHALSRALLPVSSHALFGVIMGFYIGKAKFTANSKYKWIVLSLIVPFGLHGFYDYILISQEHWIFVIFPFMIFLWWLGLKKVKMAKVLSANHFKKQYPVQKEAGT, encoded by the coding sequence ATGTTGGGAATATTATCGGCTGGAATTGCTCCAGGTTTAGCTTTACTCAGTTATTTTTATTTAAAAGACGAATATGATGCCGAGCCGATCTCTGTTGTTCTTAGAACATTTATATATGGAGCACTTCTTGTATTTCCAATCATGTTTATCCAACATGTTCTCGGTGTTGAGGGTGTAATTCATTCTAATTGGACTGATGCATTTATATCCTCAAGCATGCTAGAGGAATTCTTTAAGTGGTTTATCCTTTTCTATGCTGTTTACCAGCATGTTGCCTTCGATGAACCCTTTGATGGAATTGTATATGGTGCTTCTGTTTCGCTCGGATTTGCGACGCTTGAAAATATATTCTATTTGGTAGGAAATGGGGTTGAACATGCACTTTCCCGTGCACTTCTCCCAGTGTCAAGCCATGCCCTTTTTGGAGTAATAATGGGTTTTTATATTGGTAAGGCAAAGTTTACCGCAAATTCAAAATATAAATGGATAGTTTTATCACTAATAGTACCTTTCGGTTTACACGGATTCTATGATTATATTTTGATTTCTCAAGAACACTGGATTTTTGTTATTTTTCCGTTTATGATTTTTCTCTGGTGGCTAGGATTAAAAAAGGTGAAAATGGCGAAAGTATTAAGTGCCAATCACTTTAAAAAACAATATCCTGTTCAAAAAGAGGCTGGGACATAA
- a CDS encoding asparaginase: MKKVVLLTTGGTIASRPNKESGKLASGAITGEELAAMCNLPEQIEVIVESVFQKASIHITFDDLVVLKDKIEMYFDDPDVSGVVVTHGTDTMEETAYFLDLTIKDDRPVIVTGSQRSPEDLGSDVYINLRHAIFSAYSDDLRGVGTVVIFNERIFAARYVKKEHASNIQGFNSFGFGYLGIIDNDEVHVFQKPVKREYFNVKSPIPQVEIIKCYIGADGKFIKAARDSSVQGIVLEGVGRGQVAPEMMIEIEKAIADGIKIVITTSAEEGAVYTTYDYKGSAYDLYNKGVILGSDNDSKKARIKLAVALASGLMDINF, from the coding sequence ATGAAAAAGGTTGTATTATTGACAACAGGTGGCACCATTGCAAGTAGGCCAAATAAAGAATCTGGTAAATTAGCTTCAGGCGCCATAACAGGGGAAGAACTAGCTGCCATGTGTAACTTACCTGAGCAAATTGAAGTAATTGTTGAATCTGTATTTCAAAAAGCAAGTATCCATATTACTTTTGACGATTTAGTTGTGTTAAAAGATAAAATTGAAATGTATTTTGATGACCCAGATGTATCAGGGGTGGTAGTGACACACGGTACGGATACTATGGAGGAAACTGCATATTTCCTAGACTTAACAATTAAGGATGATAGGCCTGTTATTGTTACAGGCTCGCAGCGCTCACCAGAGGATTTAGGAAGTGATGTATATATTAATTTAAGGCATGCTATTTTTTCTGCCTATTCGGATGACTTAAGAGGAGTTGGGACAGTAGTTATTTTTAATGAAAGAATTTTTGCAGCACGGTATGTAAAGAAAGAGCATGCTTCTAATATTCAGGGATTTAACTCATTTGGTTTTGGGTATCTCGGAATTATTGATAATGATGAAGTACATGTTTTCCAGAAGCCAGTTAAACGAGAGTACTTTAACGTTAAATCTCCGATTCCTCAAGTTGAAATTATTAAATGCTATATTGGAGCAGATGGAAAGTTTATTAAAGCAGCGAGAGATAGTTCCGTTCAAGGTATTGTCCTTGAAGGGGTTGGTCGTGGGCAAGTAGCACCGGAAATGATGATTGAAATTGAAAAGGCAATTGCCGATGGAATAAAAATAGTCATAACAACAAGTGCTGAAGAAGGCGCTGTCTATACAACATATGATTATAAAGGTAGTGCCTATGACCTTTATAACAAAGGTGTTATTCTTGGCAGTGACAATGATTCGAAAAAGGCAAGAATTAAATTAGCAGTTGCTCTCGCAAGTGGATTGATGGATATAAATTTCTAA
- a CDS encoding YpdA family putative bacillithiol disulfide reductase: protein MQKEDVIIVGAGPCGLAAAIALQEIGKNPLIIEKGNIVNAIYHYPTHQTFFSTSEKLEIGEIPFVTENYKPKRNQALVYYREVAKRKKLRINAFEKVIKINMEDKTFRIITDKKVYIAPFVVVATGYYDHPNYMNVPGEDLPKVFHYFKEAHPFFDKDVCVIGGKNSSIDAAIELEKAGARVTVLYRGSEYSSSIKPWILPEFTALVKNGTIKMEFESTVKEIVENQVIYEKNGEQIELQNSFVFAMTGYHPEHQFLKTMGIKIEEESGRPQFDPDTMETNVKGIYIAGVIAAGNNANEIFIENGRFHGEKIANDVKKKLENKFYNINWQDKS, encoded by the coding sequence TTGCAAAAGGAAGATGTAATAATAGTTGGGGCAGGTCCTTGTGGATTAGCTGCTGCAATAGCGCTCCAAGAAATTGGGAAAAATCCTCTCATTATCGAAAAGGGCAATATTGTAAATGCTATTTATCATTATCCAACACATCAAACATTTTTTAGCACAAGTGAAAAATTAGAGATTGGTGAAATACCATTTGTTACGGAAAACTATAAACCGAAGCGAAATCAAGCATTAGTCTACTATCGAGAAGTGGCAAAGCGAAAAAAGTTACGAATAAATGCTTTTGAAAAAGTAATTAAGATTAATATGGAAGATAAAACTTTTCGAATTATAACGGATAAAAAAGTTTATATAGCACCATTTGTTGTGGTTGCAACGGGTTATTATGATCATCCAAACTATATGAATGTACCAGGAGAAGATTTACCAAAGGTTTTCCATTATTTCAAAGAGGCTCACCCTTTTTTTGATAAAGACGTGTGTGTTATTGGTGGAAAAAATTCCAGTATTGACGCTGCAATTGAATTGGAGAAAGCTGGAGCTAGAGTAACGGTTCTATATCGAGGCAGTGAATATTCTTCGAGCATCAAACCGTGGATATTGCCTGAATTTACTGCATTAGTGAAGAATGGAACAATTAAAATGGAATTCGAATCAACCGTTAAAGAAATAGTGGAAAACCAGGTTATTTATGAAAAGAATGGGGAACAAATTGAACTCCAAAATTCCTTTGTTTTTGCAATGACGGGCTACCATCCCGAACATCAATTTTTAAAAACAATGGGAATCAAAATAGAAGAGGAGTCAGGTAGACCTCAATTTGACCCTGATACGATGGAAACGAATGTGAAGGGGATTTACATTGCTGGGGTAATCGCAGCTGGGAATAATGCAAATGAGATTTTTATTGAAAATGGAAGATTTCATGGTGAGAAAATAGCTAATGATGTTAAAAAAAAGCTGGAAAATAAGTTTTATAATATAAATTGGCAAGACAAGTCATAA
- a CDS encoding Glu/Leu/Phe/Val dehydrogenase, with protein sequence MVAENGNDKKNNEEQHDVLKSTQTVIHKALQKLGYPEEVYELLKEPLRLLTVKIPIRMDDGSIKIFTGYRAQHNDAVGPTKGGIRFHPDVTETEVKALSIWMSLKCGIADLPYGGGKGGIVCDPRDMSFRELERLSRGYVRAISQIVGPTKDIPAPDVFTNSQIMAWMMDEYSRIDEFNSPGFITGKPLVLGGSHGRDSATAKGVTICIREAAAKKGIDIKGARVVIQGFGNAGSYLSKFMHEAGAKVVGISDAYGGLYDPEGLDIDYLLDRRDSFGTVTKLFNNTITNKELLELDCDILVPAAIENQITEENAHNIRASIVVEAANGPTTLEATQILTDRGILLVPDVMASSGGVIVSYFEWVQNNQGYYWSEEEVEEKLEKLMVRSFNSIYDTAQSRRVDMRLAAYMVGVRKMAEASRFRGWI encoded by the coding sequence ATGGTAGCCGAGAATGGAAACGATAAAAAAAATAACGAGGAACAACATGATGTGTTAAAATCAACACAGACTGTAATCCATAAAGCTTTGCAAAAGCTTGGTTATCCAGAAGAAGTTTATGAGCTCTTAAAAGAGCCACTACGTTTACTAACAGTTAAGATCCCTATTAGAATGGATGACGGATCAATAAAAATTTTCACGGGTTATCGTGCCCAGCATAATGATGCTGTTGGGCCAACAAAAGGTGGAATTCGTTTTCATCCGGATGTTACAGAAACAGAAGTGAAAGCCCTTTCTATTTGGATGAGTTTGAAATGTGGTATAGCGGATCTTCCATACGGAGGCGGAAAAGGTGGAATTGTATGTGACCCTCGTGACATGTCATTCCGTGAACTTGAAAGATTAAGTCGTGGCTATGTACGTGCAATTAGTCAAATAGTTGGTCCTACAAAGGATATTCCAGCGCCGGATGTATTTACAAACTCTCAGATAATGGCATGGATGATGGATGAGTATAGTAGAATTGATGAATTTAATTCCCCAGGATTTATAACAGGTAAGCCACTTGTTCTAGGAGGCTCACATGGACGAGATTCTGCTACAGCTAAGGGTGTAACAATATGTATTCGTGAAGCTGCTGCAAAAAAAGGAATTGATATTAAAGGTGCAAGAGTTGTAATTCAAGGTTTCGGTAATGCAGGTAGTTATTTATCAAAATTCATGCACGAAGCTGGTGCAAAGGTAGTTGGGATTTCTGACGCTTATGGTGGCCTTTATGATCCAGAAGGTCTAGATATTGATTACCTTCTTGATAGAAGAGATAGTTTTGGAACCGTAACGAAATTATTTAATAATACGATTACGAATAAAGAACTTTTGGAATTGGATTGTGATATCCTTGTTCCAGCCGCAATTGAAAATCAAATTACAGAAGAAAATGCACATAATATCCGTGCAAGTATTGTTGTAGAGGCTGCCAATGGACCAACTACTTTAGAAGCTACTCAAATTTTAACTGACCGTGGAATTCTACTTGTTCCTGATGTCATGGCGTCTTCTGGTGGAGTTATAGTATCATATTTCGAATGGGTTCAAAACAACCAGGGATACTATTGGTCAGAAGAAGAAGTGGAAGAAAAACTTGAAAAGTTAATGGTTAGATCATTCAACAGTATCTATGACACTGCACAGTCGCGCCGGGTAGATATGAGACTAGCAGCCTATATGGTTGGAGTAAGAAAAATGGCTGAGGCAAGCCGCTTTAGAGGCTGGATTTAA
- a CDS encoding genetic competence negative regulator → MRLERLTANKIKIFLTSDDLFDRGLSKEDIWKDSIKWDQLFHDMLEEASEEFNVEIQGSVAVEVFSLQAQGMIMIITVEDAEDEEEMLYDGFIEMQVRVEGSDSLLYEFESFEDVIGLSKRLMSMDISGGNLYSMNNRYYLLMSHLNPIHLERTASILSEYGNASILSPYVLAEYGKKIIENNAVETIQHFFK, encoded by the coding sequence ATGCGCTTAGAACGCTTAACAGCCAATAAAATAAAAATTTTTTTAACTTCTGATGACCTTTTTGACAGGGGGCTCTCAAAAGAGGATATATGGAAAGATTCAATTAAATGGGATCAGCTTTTTCATGACATGTTAGAAGAGGCTAGTGAGGAATTTAATGTTGAAATTCAAGGTTCTGTTGCTGTTGAGGTTTTTTCCTTGCAGGCTCAGGGAATGATAATGATTATAACAGTAGAGGATGCTGAAGACGAGGAAGAAATGTTGTACGACGGTTTTATTGAAATGCAAGTAAGGGTTGAAGGCAGCGATAGCTTGCTATATGAATTTGAAAGTTTTGAAGATGTGATTGGTCTCTCAAAAAGATTAATGTCCATGGACATTAGTGGTGGAAATTTATATTCAATGAATAACCGATATTACCTACTTATGAGTCATTTGAATCCAATACATCTTGAAAGAACAGCATCCATTCTCTCAGAATATGGCAACGCATCAATTTTAAGTCCATATGTTCTGGCGGAATATGGAAAAAAGATAATTGAAAACAACGCGGTGGAAACCATTCAGCATTTCTTTAAGTAG
- a CDS encoding metallophosphoesterase yields the protein MWLLIVFMLGGCLLLYSMLREAFLNKVSKKDLFFPDFPASFGQISIFFISDIHRRVISDKVIADVIGKTDLVIIGGDLTEKGVPMKRVQKNIDKLKQLGPVYFVWGNNDYEVDFHALDVILLESGVKILYNTSVTFESEIGEKICLLGVDDLNQKLDRLDFALMDAEVDSFKILASHYPQITEKVKPEHGIRLVLSGHTHGGQIHLLGYSPYEQGKIKILKNTTVLISNGYGTTMLPLRLGAPAECHLLTLKKG from the coding sequence ATGTGGCTTTTGATTGTATTTATGTTAGGAGGATGCCTCCTGTTATATAGTATGCTCCGTGAAGCATTTCTTAATAAGGTATCAAAAAAAGACTTGTTTTTTCCTGATTTCCCGGCATCATTCGGTCAAATTTCAATTTTTTTTATTTCTGATATACATCGGAGGGTAATTTCAGATAAGGTGATTGCTGATGTAATTGGGAAAACAGATTTGGTCATTATTGGCGGCGACTTGACGGAAAAGGGAGTTCCTATGAAAAGGGTCCAAAAAAATATCGATAAGTTGAAACAACTGGGACCAGTTTATTTTGTATGGGGAAACAATGATTATGAAGTAGATTTTCATGCATTAGATGTAATTCTTTTAGAAAGTGGAGTGAAAATTTTATATAATACCTCGGTCACGTTTGAATCAGAAATAGGTGAAAAGATTTGTTTGTTAGGTGTTGATGATCTTAATCAAAAGCTTGACAGACTTGATTTTGCCCTTATGGATGCGGAGGTCGATAGCTTTAAAATTTTAGCTAGCCACTATCCGCAAATTACAGAAAAGGTAAAACCAGAACATGGAATCCGCCTCGTTTTAAGTGGGCATACTCATGGAGGACAGATCCACCTTTTGGGCTATAGTCCATATGAACAGGGGAAAATAAAAATTCTTAAGAATACTACTGTATTAATAAGTAATGGGTATGGAACAACTATGCTCCCACTGAGGCTTGGTGCCCCTGCTGAGTGTCATTTACTAACACTTAAAAAAGGCTAA
- a CDS encoding CBS domain-containing protein — protein sequence MFVKSIMIPKHNCFTAQHDETLKSALEKLEAQHVDGLPVLDGDMYVGILTRFGIYENFFRSNKLKDDFLNSTFVKDIATFQEKFLVGEEVFEKTLLDLKDFPLMAVVDQTRKFLGVVTRADVLEQFQSAFGMNRPGVRIAFTSIETEGRIARLSEIAHHFQAPIVSLVTFDETDKLVRRIVMKVEKKDNIDRFTKKLEEDGFRILSIKEDE from the coding sequence ATGTTTGTGAAAAGCATTATGATACCGAAGCATAATTGTTTTACAGCTCAGCATGATGAAACATTAAAATCTGCTTTGGAGAAATTAGAAGCGCAACATGTGGATGGTTTACCAGTACTTGATGGTGATATGTATGTAGGTATCTTGACAAGATTTGGAATATACGAGAACTTCTTTCGTTCTAACAAACTAAAAGATGATTTTTTAAATTCAACATTTGTAAAGGATATTGCTACATTCCAGGAGAAATTTCTTGTAGGTGAAGAGGTTTTTGAAAAAACACTTCTTGATCTAAAAGATTTTCCTTTAATGGCTGTTGTTGATCAAACTCGTAAATTTCTGGGTGTTGTAACCAGGGCTGATGTATTAGAACAATTCCAAAGTGCATTTGGTATGAATCGACCTGGTGTTAGGATTGCCTTTACTTCTATAGAAACAGAAGGACGTATTGCTCGCCTTTCTGAAATTGCCCATCACTTCCAGGCGCCTATTGTTTCTCTTGTTACTTTCGATGAGACTGATAAACTTGTAAGAAGAATCGTCATGAAGGTTGAGAAGAAAGATAATATTGATCGTTTTACCAAGAAGCTTGAAGAAGATGGCTTTAGAATTTTAAGTATCAAAGAAGATGAATGA
- a CDS encoding spore coat associated protein CotJA, with protein MNTHHKTYQPYASPFDPCVPIKFKTYSTPPHLYMGYQPPNLPQFSPAEALRAGTIWKVFYDPYYSPFEMAKEDSPI; from the coding sequence ATGAATACTCATCATAAAACGTATCAGCCTTATGCTAGTCCTTTTGACCCATGCGTACCAATTAAGTTCAAAACTTATTCCACTCCCCCTCATTTGTATATGGGATATCAACCACCGAATCTACCCCAATTTTCACCTGCAGAAGCACTTAGGGCGGGAACTATTTGGAAAGTATTTTACGATCCATATTACAGTCCATTCGAAATGGCAAAGGAGGACAGTCCAATATGA
- a CDS encoding spore coat protein CotJB → MNQVPAEFYPLMEQLQTVDFVLVDLTLYLDTHPDDFEAINQFNHYAKERKQLKKSFESKFGPLLQYGNSYSGYPWNWADCPWPWQL, encoded by the coding sequence ATGAATCAGGTTCCTGCTGAATTCTATCCATTAATGGAACAACTCCAAACTGTTGACTTTGTGTTGGTTGACCTCACTCTGTATTTAGATACACATCCGGATGATTTTGAAGCAATTAATCAATTTAATCATTACGCGAAGGAGAGAAAACAACTAAAGAAATCTTTTGAAAGCAAATTTGGCCCATTATTGCAATATGGTAACAGCTATTCCGGGTATCCTTGGAATTGGGCAGATTGCCCTTGGCCATGGCAACTGTAG
- a CDS encoding manganese catalase family protein, producing MWIYEKKLQYPVRVSSCNPSLAKFLIEQYGGADGELAAALRYLNQRYTIPNKVIGLLTDIGTEEFAHLEMIATMVYKLTKDATPDQMKAAGLSDHYANHDGALFYQNASGVPWTAAYIAAKGDPIADLYEDIAAEEKARATYQWLINLSDDPAINDSLRFLREREIIHAQRFREAVEILKDDQNQKKVF from the coding sequence ATGTGGATTTATGAAAAAAAACTACAGTATCCCGTACGAGTCAGTAGCTGTAATCCATCGTTAGCCAAATTTTTAATTGAACAATATGGTGGTGCTGATGGAGAACTTGCCGCTGCACTTAGATACTTAAATCAACGGTACACAATCCCAAATAAAGTGATTGGGCTACTCACTGATATCGGCACTGAAGAGTTTGCACATCTTGAAATGATCGCAACAATGGTTTACAAATTGACAAAAGATGCCACACCAGACCAAATGAAAGCTGCTGGTCTTAGTGATCATTACGCGAACCATGATGGTGCGTTATTCTATCAAAATGCTTCAGGTGTTCCTTGGACAGCCGCTTATATTGCTGCAAAGGGCGATCCTATCGCTGACTTATATGAGGATATAGCCGCTGAAGAAAAAGCAAGAGCAACATACCAATGGCTTATAAATTTAAGTGATGATCCTGCTATAAATGATTCGCTTCGTTTTTTGCGTGAACGTGAAATCATTCATGCACAACGTTTCCGTGAAGCTGTCGAGATCTTGAAGGATGACCAAAATCAGAAGAAGGTTTTCTAA
- a CDS encoding YpbF family protein yields the protein MDSPILLLEHTDQATKQMLENVRKRKVKFDKSKRLHTISIWATLVLTSIYFIYLYFTIAKLYSYSFAAMFSAFVNDSNNLSFLVVTVGLYGFMNVLKQKKEKKEKEFHELRCEIVDRSKDLWKKEMEWKNRHIVFEMMKTNYDINLYHEKK from the coding sequence ATGGATTCTCCAATTCTTTTACTAGAACATACTGATCAGGCGACGAAACAAATGCTTGAAAATGTTAGAAAAAGAAAGGTGAAATTTGATAAATCAAAGCGCTTGCATACTATTTCCATTTGGGCAACTCTTGTTTTGACCTCAATCTATTTTATCTATTTGTATTTCACAATTGCCAAGCTGTATTCATATTCTTTTGCCGCAATGTTTTCTGCCTTTGTGAATGATTCAAACAATCTATCTTTTTTAGTTGTTACTGTTGGGTTGTATGGTTTTATGAACGTGCTTAAGCAAAAGAAAGAAAAGAAAGAGAAAGAATTTCATGAGCTCCGCTGTGAGATTGTTGACCGTAGTAAGGATTTGTGGAAAAAAGAAATGGAATGGAAAAACCGCCATATAGTCTTTGAAATGATGAAAACAAATTATGATATTAATTTATATCATGAAAAAAAGTAA
- a CDS encoding LysM peptidoglycan-binding domain-containing protein, whose product MNREDPYRDQAEKLRKRIEKIIDASNDDSSMPPRSDLHRLKKKKTKWKLKYPVIRLLVLFFILLPITIFSIYSYIEGKKYSGTEKATVSSQGYETIDFENPDKQKVKQDEVNPQKSEEINGTKQENENNKNTTTSENPESDTQSNGVIEQKSVKTQSSSTDSMTNGHDTDKNGSGQVDTITKNPESYKIIYHTVQPQETLFRIAMNYYHASAGIDIIKQANHIRNNDIETGQVLKIPLKK is encoded by the coding sequence ATGAATAGAGAAGATCCGTATAGAGACCAGGCTGAAAAGTTAAGAAAAAGAATAGAAAAGATAATCGATGCTTCCAATGACGATTCCAGCATGCCTCCAAGAAGTGACTTGCATCGGTTAAAGAAAAAGAAAACAAAATGGAAATTAAAGTACCCAGTCATTCGATTATTAGTTTTGTTTTTCATTCTTCTTCCGATTACTATCTTTAGCATTTATTCATACATTGAAGGTAAGAAATATAGTGGAACAGAAAAAGCAACCGTTTCCTCACAAGGATATGAAACAATAGATTTTGAAAATCCAGATAAGCAAAAAGTGAAGCAAGATGAAGTAAATCCGCAAAAAAGCGAGGAAATCAATGGAACAAAGCAAGAAAATGAAAATAATAAAAATACTACCACAAGCGAAAACCCAGAATCAGATACCCAAAGTAATGGCGTTATTGAACAAAAAAGTGTAAAAACGCAATCTAGTTCAACTGATTCCATGACAAATGGACATGATACAGATAAAAATGGGAGCGGACAGGTTGATACGATTACCAAGAACCCTGAATCATATAAGATTATTTATCATACAGTTCAGCCACAAGAAACCCTTTTTCGTATTGCAATGAATTACTATCATGCAAGCGCTGGAATCGATATTATTAAACAGGCCAATCATATTCGGAATAATGATATAGAAACAGGTCAAGTTCTAAAAATACCTTTGAAGAAGTAG
- a CDS encoding CPBP family intramembrane glutamic endopeptidase, producing MNNKYNKIIKELTDKELLFHLYATQIVLLLITFVLGILFYDHFSFLNQLKWNDIRILTIGAMAGLLVVIIDIVLMKWLPSSYYHDGGLNEKIFQNRNIFHIAWITVTVAFSEEMLFRGIIQTRFGLIVASLVFAVIHYRYLFNWFLFINIVLLSFLIGFIYEWTNNLAVTIVMHFVIDFLLGIHIKYKNFKDNEQEGLINE from the coding sequence ATGAATAATAAATATAATAAAATAATTAAAGAGTTAACAGATAAAGAATTGCTCTTTCACTTATATGCCACACAAATAGTACTGCTCTTAATCACGTTCGTTTTAGGAATTCTATTTTATGATCATTTTTCTTTTCTAAATCAGTTAAAGTGGAATGACATTCGGATTTTGACAATAGGTGCAATGGCAGGATTACTAGTTGTCATTATTGATATTGTACTGATGAAATGGTTACCCTCGTCGTACTATCATGATGGGGGATTAAATGAAAAAATTTTTCAAAATAGAAATATTTTTCATATTGCATGGATTACTGTAACCGTTGCCTTTAGTGAGGAAATGCTTTTTCGAGGTATTATTCAAACGAGATTTGGACTAATAGTCGCAAGTCTTGTGTTTGCTGTTATCCACTACCGCTATCTTTTTAATTGGTTCTTATTTATTAACATTGTATTATTAAGCTTTTTAATTGGATTTATTTATGAATGGACAAACAACTTGGCAGTGACCATTGTAATGCATTTTGTGATTGATTTTCTACTAGGAATTCACATAAAATATAAAAATTTTAAAGACAATGAACAGGAAGGGTTAATCAATGAATAG